The Ornithodoros turicata isolate Travis chromosome 7, ASM3712646v1, whole genome shotgun sequence genome includes a region encoding these proteins:
- the LOC135400523 gene encoding uncharacterized protein LOC135400523 translates to MNAELVHIPETAPPDMSEENFPNLPRISKKPETQKANTSGSQPHPAAKPKASVWETEDTMKRAKNPVPVPRRKRRTQLEQHNAEQQNTKQRSMQDKEAVASHDSRRDARQQITPFDGSTLVMQIISFVIAALKAVVASLPNARDIPEVKQGLALEPKLLRHNTASLHEGHTSEEFAQEIANNLKATSKQINVPKSYTSIDIEYERLRAIRHCAERKYRRNGDINCWIEAKATKAKIKRHLKKLSIKSWTDTCNNLSPTTTANKMWTIVKSLKCVPSQTAPFRTISLKTNSTEKEIANSFLAALNKTSEASISALYHQSLRSTIVDNSMQGKAAPKELEMDFTVHELKRAIQAASNKKTAPGPDGISYKCLANIGRKAMKILLEIYNKSWRTGRMENGTPDCITDLVTAVQHNKALSIVTVAVFLDIKSAFDSVSHAHVLQAARKSGLNGKTFAWLTSFLTDRKVFMDTNEGSTPPVTLVQGVPQGAVLSPTLFNLLMSELASLLPHKVKYTMYADDLCIWSSGRQIQAIENTLQYALVTIAIFLEERAMDLSTSKTVYLPFTGKRLKNFKLTVAGTEIRRVTKHKYLGVTTNRNTTWGDQVKHLRKSTRTYTNIMKILGGYRWGNNKALQAIHRGLIRQTIAYSIPCLQNLSPSQDNRLQRILSRSLRICLGLPRTVRTDIVLAEGREPPIQTLRKQETERHLIRLLTRHYGHPFIDKIKQRTKCSIYKAIRYIDRILPKHRAKRHYQDTAPWLLLPPKISTEVPGIDKKNETPQVALKALAMAHIEENYPVAMQVYTDGSTSKNRSSSAFVTDGITKAYRLSHKTTSTAAEQHAILKALRHIRKSQAGTWVVCSDSRAALYSIQKQDPQDRTVYNIMKAHSEAEALGHNISLQWIPSHCDISGNECADRAAKEALSKIQVSLRQMRPDADGRGMTLLPRNEALLKERSGCITRNQYFEILCLDTGVLQVYYCYVRENDDHALIRNSEVNK, encoded by the exons ATGAATGCTGAGTTGGTCCATATACCAGAGACTGCACCCCCAGATATGTCAGAAGAAAACTTCCCAAATCTTCCGCGCATCTCTAAGAAACCCGAAACACAAAAGGCTAACACAAGTGGATCTCAGCCCCACCCTGCTGCAAAGCCTAAGGCAAGCGTGTGGGAAACAGAAGACACCATGAAAAGGGCCAAAAACCCTGTGCCAGTCCCAAGACGTAAAAGGCGCACTCAACTTGAGCAACACAACGCCGAGCAACAGAATACAAAGCAAAGAAGCATGCAAGACAAAGAGGCTGTAGCTTCACACGACAGCCGCCGAGATGCCCGCCAGCAAATAACCCCATTTGATGGATCCACACTGGTTATGCAGATAATATCCTTCGTAATAGCTGCACTCAAAGCAGTAGTAGCCTCGCTCCCAAATGCACGGGATATCCCAGAAGTCAAACAAGGTCTCGCACTTGAACCGAAGCTTCTCAGA cacaatACAGCATCCCTCCATGAAGGACACACGTCGGAAGAATTTGCCCAGGAAATTGCAAATAACCTAAAAGCAACCAGCAAGCAGATCAACGTTCCAAAGTCGTATACAAGTATCGACATAGAGTATGAACGGCTGCGAGCAATTCGCCACTGCGCAGAGAGAAAATACAGGAGAAACGGGGACATAAACTGCTGGATCGAAGCCAAAGCTACAAAAGCCAAAATAAAACGACACCTGAAGAAACTATCGATCAAGAGCTGGACAGATACCTGCAACAACTTGTCCCCGACAACTACCGCGAATAAGATGTGGACCATAGTAAAAAGCCTCAAATGTGTCCCCTCCCAAACAGCACCCTTCCGCACCATCTCTCTGAAAACGAACAgcacagaaaaagaaattgCCAACAGTTTCCTGGCAGCCCTAAACAAGACGTCAGAGGCCTCCATAAGTGCCCTTTACCACCAGTCTCTACGGTCAACAATTGTGGACAACAGTATGCAAGGCAAAGCCGCCCCCAAAGAACTGGAAATGGACTTTACAGTCCATGAACTTAAACGTGCTATCCAAGCAGCCTCCAACAAAAAGACAGCCCCAGGTCCAGATGGGATATCCTATAAGTGCCTAGCAAACATAGGACGCAAAGCCATGAAGATCCTCCTCGAAATCTACAACAAGAGCTGGAGGACAGGAAGAATGGAAAACGGCACGC CAGACTGCATCACAGACCTCGTAACGGCAGTACAGCATAACAAAGCCTTGTCCATCGTCACAGTAGCAGTCTTCCTTGATATCAAATCAGCGTTTGACTCTGTCAGCCATGCCCACGTACTGCAAGCAGCAAGAAAATCAGGGCTGAATGGAAAAACATTCGCATGGCTCACCAGCTTTCTCACCGACAGAAAGGTCTTTATGGACACCAACGAAGGGAGTACACCCCCAGTCACACTTGTACAAGGAGTTCCGCAAGGAGCagttctcagcccgacactcttcaATCTGCTCATGTCGGAGCTCGCCAGCTTACTACCACACAAAGTAAAATATACCATGTATGCCGACGACCTCTGCATATGGAGCAGTGGAAGACAGATACAGGCGATAGAAAACACACTTCAGTATGCCCTAGTAACCATCGCCATCTTCCTTGAAGAAAGAGCCATGGACCTCTCAACCAGCAAAACCGTCTACTTACCCTTTACAGGAAAACGGCTGAAAAACTTTAAACTCACAGTGGCCGGAACCGAAATAAGGCGGGTCACCAAGCACAAATACCTGGGAGTCACCACCAACAGGAATACAACATGGGGTGACCAAGTTAAACACCTGAGAAAATCCACAAGAACCTACACAAACATAATGAAAATCCTTGGCGGATACCGATGGGGTAACAACAAGGCTCTTCAAGCAATACACCGTGGCCTCATCAGGCAAACAATAGCCTACAGCATCCCTTGTCTTCAAAATCTCTCTCCGTCTCAGGATAACAGACTGCAACGTATCCTAAGTCGCAGTCTACGCATCTGCCTGGGACTTCCTAGAACTGTCAGAACGGACATAGTACTTGCCGAAGGAAGAGAGCCACCCATCCAAACCCTTCGCAAACAAGAAACTGAGCGGCACCTTATCCGTCTCCTCACAAGACACTACGGGCACCCCTTCATCGACAAGATAAAGCAACGCACCAAATGTAGCATCTATAAGGCCATCCGATACATTGACCGCATCCTTCCTAAGCATCGTGCAAAAAGACACTATCAGGACACGGCCCCCTGGCTCCTACTCCCACCAAAGATCTCCACTGAAGTACCAGGGATTGACAAGAAAAACGAAACACCACAAGTGGCCCTAAAAGCACTAGCCATggcacatattgaagaaaactACCCGGTAGCAATGCAGGTGTATACCGACGGTTCCACATCGAAAAACAGATCATCCAGTGCTTTCGTAACCGACGGCATAACAAAAGCGTACAGGTTGTCCCACAAGACAACATCcacagcagcagagcaacatgCAATTTTGAAAGCTCTACGCCACATCAGAAAATCCCAAGCCGGGACATGGGTAGTGTGCTCCGACTCCAGAGCGGCCCTCTACTCCATCCAAAAGCAGGACCCACAAGACCGTACTGTCTACAACATCATGAAGGCGCACAGCGAAGCCGAAGCCTTAGGGCACAATATATCACTCCAATGGATACCGTCTCACTGCGACATCTCCGGAAATGAATGCGCAGACAGAGCTGCAAAGGAAGCCCTTAGCAAAA ttcaggtgtccttgcggcaaatgcgtcccgatgccgacggcagagGAATGactttgttgccgcgaaatgaggCGTTACTGAAGGAGCGCAGCGGTTGCATTACAAGAAACCAGTACTTTGAAATACTCTGCCTGGACACCGGGGTACTCCAGGTGTACTACTGCTACGTCAGAGAAAACGACGACCATGCCCTTATCAGGAACAgcgaagtgaacaagtga